In Pollutimonas sp. M17, a single genomic region encodes these proteins:
- the leuS gene encoding leucine--tRNA ligase produces the protein MQERYSPNDVEKASHQNWESRDAYRVTENAKAADGSPKPKFYACSMLPYPSGKLHMGHVRNYTINDMMARQLRMRGYNVLMPMGWDAFGMPAENAAIKSQVPPAKWTYDNIAYMKKQMQAMGLAIDWSREMCACDPKYYKWNQWLFLKMLEKGIAYRKTQVVNWDPVDQTVLANEQVIDGRGWRSGALVEKREIPGYYLRITDYAEELIDQVQNGLPGWPERVRLMQENWIGKSEGVRFAFTHDIKDDAGRLIQDGRMYVFTTRADTIMGVTFCAVAPEHPLAAHAAGRNPELAAFIESCKQGGTTEAEMATREKEGMPTGLSVTHPLTGQPVQVWVGNYVLMSYGDGAVMGVPAHDERDFAFARKYALPIRQVVAVEGKTYSTEQWQDWYGDKQQGHCIHSGKYDGLAQAQAVGAVAADLAQKGLGEKQTTWRLRDWGISRQRYWGTPIPIIHCPDCGPVPVPEQDLPVVLPDDLIPDGSGNPLAKHEGFLSCHCPKCGGAARRETDTMDTFVDSSWYFMRYTSPGNDTAMVDERNDYWMPMDQYIGGIEHAVLHLLYARFWTRVMRDLGLVKFDEPFTRLLCQGMVLNHIYSRKNENGGVEYFWPEEVENIHDAKGAIIGAKRISDGSAVQYGGIGTMSKSKNNGVDPQSLIDSMGADTARLFVMFASPPEQTLEWSDSGVEGANRYLRRLWSFCHARQTDIRDGNAGDADWTGADEASKTLRREIHTLLKVADYDYQRIRYNTVVSTSMKMLNALESAALPDTAVARRALAETLSILLRVLYPVVPHITWQLWRDLGYDQAYGDLLDAPWPVVDEAALIADEIELMLQINGKLRGSIKVANGAGKDDIEQAALGHEAADRYLEGRPAKRVIVVPGKLVNIVG, from the coding sequence ATGCAGGAACGCTACAGCCCCAACGACGTCGAAAAAGCCTCTCACCAGAACTGGGAGTCGCGCGACGCCTACCGTGTCACCGAAAACGCCAAGGCCGCCGACGGTTCGCCCAAGCCCAAGTTCTATGCATGTTCGATGCTGCCCTACCCCAGCGGCAAGCTGCACATGGGGCATGTGCGCAACTACACCATCAACGACATGATGGCGCGCCAGTTGCGCATGCGCGGCTATAACGTGCTGATGCCCATGGGCTGGGACGCCTTCGGCATGCCGGCTGAAAACGCCGCCATCAAGTCGCAGGTGCCGCCCGCCAAATGGACCTACGACAACATCGCCTACATGAAGAAACAGATGCAGGCGATGGGGCTGGCCATAGACTGGTCGCGCGAGATGTGCGCCTGTGATCCCAAGTACTACAAATGGAACCAGTGGCTGTTCCTGAAGATGCTGGAAAAAGGCATCGCCTACCGCAAGACCCAGGTCGTGAACTGGGATCCCGTCGACCAGACCGTGCTGGCCAACGAGCAGGTCATCGACGGCCGGGGCTGGCGATCCGGCGCGCTGGTCGAAAAACGCGAGATACCGGGCTACTACCTGCGCATCACCGACTACGCGGAAGAGCTCATCGACCAAGTGCAGAACGGCCTGCCCGGCTGGCCCGAGCGCGTGCGTCTGATGCAGGAAAACTGGATAGGCAAGAGCGAAGGCGTGCGCTTCGCCTTCACGCATGACATCAAGGACGACGCGGGCCGGCTGATACAGGACGGCCGCATGTATGTCTTCACGACGCGCGCCGACACCATCATGGGCGTCACCTTCTGCGCGGTGGCGCCCGAACATCCCTTGGCCGCGCATGCCGCGGGCAGGAATCCGGAATTGGCCGCCTTCATCGAGTCGTGCAAGCAGGGCGGTACCACCGAAGCCGAGATGGCCACGCGCGAGAAAGAAGGCATGCCCACCGGCCTGTCGGTCACCCATCCCCTTACCGGCCAGCCCGTTCAGGTATGGGTGGGCAACTATGTGCTCATGAGCTATGGCGATGGCGCCGTCATGGGCGTGCCGGCCCACGACGAGCGCGACTTCGCCTTCGCCAGGAAATACGCCCTGCCCATCCGGCAGGTGGTCGCCGTCGAAGGCAAGACCTATTCCACCGAACAGTGGCAGGACTGGTACGGCGACAAGCAGCAGGGCCATTGCATCCACTCCGGCAAGTACGACGGCCTTGCGCAGGCGCAAGCCGTGGGCGCGGTCGCCGCCGATCTGGCCCAGAAAGGCCTGGGCGAAAAGCAGACCACCTGGCGCCTGCGCGACTGGGGCATCTCGCGCCAGCGCTACTGGGGCACGCCCATTCCCATCATTCATTGCCCCGACTGCGGTCCCGTGCCCGTCCCCGAGCAGGACCTGCCCGTCGTGCTGCCCGACGACCTGATTCCCGACGGCAGCGGCAACCCCCTGGCCAAGCACGAAGGCTTCCTGTCCTGCCATTGCCCCAAGTGCGGCGGGGCGGCCCGGCGCGAAACCGACACCATGGATACCTTCGTGGACTCGTCCTGGTACTTCATGCGCTATACCTCGCCCGGCAACGATACGGCCATGGTCGACGAGCGCAACGATTACTGGATGCCGATGGACCAGTACATCGGCGGCATCGAGCACGCCGTGCTGCACTTGCTGTACGCGCGCTTCTGGACCCGCGTCATGCGCGACCTGGGCCTGGTCAAGTTCGACGAACCCTTCACCCGCCTGCTGTGCCAGGGCATGGTGCTGAACCATATCTATTCGCGCAAGAACGAGAACGGCGGCGTCGAATACTTCTGGCCCGAGGAAGTGGAGAACATCCATGACGCCAAAGGCGCCATCATCGGCGCCAAGCGGATTTCCGACGGCTCGGCTGTGCAGTACGGCGGCATAGGCACCATGTCGAAATCCAAGAACAACGGGGTCGATCCGCAATCGCTGATCGATTCCATGGGCGCCGACACGGCCCGCCTTTTCGTGATGTTCGCCAGCCCGCCCGAACAGACCCTGGAATGGTCGGACTCGGGCGTCGAGGGCGCCAACCGCTACCTGCGCCGGCTCTGGTCCTTCTGCCACGCCAGACAGACGGACATCCGCGACGGCAACGCCGGCGACGCCGACTGGACCGGCGCCGACGAGGCTTCGAAAACGCTGCGCCGGGAGATCCACACCCTGCTCAAGGTCGCCGATTACGATTACCAGCGCATCCGGTACAACACCGTGGTGTCCACGAGCATGAAGATGCTCAATGCGCTCGAATCCGCCGCCCTGCCCGATACGGCCGTGGCCCGCCGCGCGCTGGCCGAGACCCTGTCCATCCTGCTGCGCGTGCTGTATCCGGTCGTCCCGCACATCACCTGGCAGCTGTGGCGGGACCTGGGCTACGACCAGGCCTACGGCGATCTGCTGGACGCGCCCTGGCCCGTGGTCGACGAAGCCGCGCTGATCGCCGACGAAATCGAGCTGATGCTGCAGATCAACGGCAAGCTGCGCGGCTCCATCAAGGTCGCCAACGGAGCCGGCAAGGACGACATCGAACAGGCGGCGCTCGGACACGAAGCCGCCGACCGCTACCTGGAGGGCCGGCCGGCCAAACGGGTCATCGTCGTCCCGGGTAAACTCGTCAACATCGTCGGATAG
- a CDS encoding quaternary amine ABC transporter ATP-binding protein, which produces MSKIEVRNIFKIFGPRPERWLEAAQGGISKEELLAESGHTLGLRDISLSIEEGSIYVIMGLSGSGKSTLIRHFNRLIEPSAGQILVDGVDVVTLGKSALEKFRQQKMSMVFQRFGLFPHRSVIENAAYGLKVQGMAKKERREKARHWLEQVGLAGFENQYPHQLSGGMQQRVGLARALATDAEILLMDEAFSALDPLIRREMQDQLLQLQAQLNKTIVFITHDLDEALRLGNRIAILKDGELVQEGTPEDILLAPADDYVQAFLQDVNRGKVLNAAHACNEPSLTLTMRSRPAHAVERMASMDYQYTVVLDGKRLAGTLSRTAAEQAVREGARDVARYVEDMASVPATAGLDEVLGRMLRSTEPLAVTGDNDEFLGMLSRSKVVELVTPTIEAGDAA; this is translated from the coding sequence ATGAGCAAGATCGAAGTACGAAACATCTTCAAGATATTCGGCCCGCGCCCCGAGCGCTGGCTGGAAGCGGCGCAGGGCGGAATCAGCAAGGAAGAGCTGCTGGCCGAGAGCGGCCACACGCTGGGCCTGCGCGACATCAGCCTGTCCATCGAAGAGGGCAGCATCTATGTGATCATGGGCTTGTCGGGCTCGGGCAAGTCCACCCTGATACGCCATTTCAATCGCCTGATCGAGCCCAGCGCGGGCCAGATACTGGTCGACGGCGTGGACGTGGTCACGCTGGGCAAGTCCGCGCTCGAGAAATTCCGGCAGCAGAAAATGAGCATGGTGTTCCAGCGCTTCGGCCTGTTTCCCCATCGCAGCGTCATCGAGAATGCGGCCTATGGCCTGAAAGTGCAGGGCATGGCCAAGAAAGAGCGGCGCGAGAAAGCGCGGCACTGGCTGGAGCAGGTAGGCCTGGCCGGCTTCGAAAACCAGTATCCGCACCAGTTGTCGGGCGGCATGCAGCAGCGGGTGGGCCTGGCCCGCGCGCTGGCCACCGATGCCGAGATCTTGCTCATGGACGAGGCCTTCTCGGCCCTGGATCCCCTGATACGCCGTGAAATGCAGGATCAGTTGCTGCAGTTGCAGGCGCAGTTGAACAAGACCATCGTGTTCATCACCCACGACCTGGACGAGGCGCTGCGCCTGGGCAACCGGATCGCCATTCTGAAGGATGGCGAACTGGTGCAGGAAGGCACACCCGAGGACATTCTGCTGGCGCCCGCCGACGATTACGTCCAGGCCTTCCTGCAGGACGTCAATCGCGGCAAGGTGCTCAATGCCGCCCATGCCTGCAACGAACCCTCGCTGACCCTGACCATGCGCTCGCGCCCCGCGCACGCCGTGGAACGCATGGCGTCCATGGACTACCAGTACACGGTGGTGCTGGACGGCAAGCGGCTGGCTGGCACCCTCAGCCGGACGGCGGCCGAGCAGGCGGTGCGCGAGGGCGCCCGCGACGTGGCGCGCTATGTCGAGGATATGGCGTCGGTGCCGGCCACGGCGGGCCTGGACGAAGTCCTTGGGCGCATGCTGCGCAGCACCGAGCCCTTGGCCGTGACCGGCGACAACGACGAGTTTCTTGGAATGCTGTCGCGCAGCAAGGTCGTGGAACTGGTGACGCCCACCATCGAAGCGGGCGACGCGGCCTAG
- a CDS encoding class I SAM-dependent methyltransferase, with amino-acid sequence MWHYFHHAISQEESALSSVLSAVETKLASLPLPVQIILPDGQKVGAPDAEIRLTVKDRSTLAHLATGQVGVLGEDYVEGKFDIDGSMRDLMRLAAAILPGSPIEAARVGRLTELIRRLVSVWRHSVDRDARQIQFHYDLSDDFYALWLDPRRVYSCAYFQRPDMSVAQAQEAKLDHICRKLRLAPGERFLDVGAGWGGLLLWAAENYGVDATGITLSKNQHAHVNRLIQEKGLEGRVRMELLDYRKLDESRPYDKIASVGMFEHVGRAQLESYFSKLRRLVRPGGLVMNHGITAGGVDNAELGAGMGEFIEKYIFPGGELTHISHVLESLTQGGLEDLDIENLRPHYARTLWAWSDALEACLPEARKTLPGEQGERSLRAYRMYLAGCAMGFEHGWIALHQVLAQPRGPGRHDELDHPADLAYPWRRDYIYQ; translated from the coding sequence ATGTGGCACTATTTTCACCACGCTATTTCACAAGAGGAGTCGGCCTTGAGTTCGGTCTTGTCTGCTGTTGAAACGAAGTTGGCATCTTTGCCCCTGCCCGTCCAGATTATTTTGCCCGATGGCCAGAAGGTGGGCGCGCCCGATGCGGAAATCCGCCTCACCGTCAAGGACCGCTCCACGCTGGCGCACCTTGCGACCGGGCAGGTGGGCGTGCTGGGCGAGGATTACGTCGAAGGCAAATTCGACATCGACGGGTCCATGCGCGATCTCATGCGGCTGGCGGCGGCGATATTGCCGGGCTCGCCCATCGAGGCGGCCCGTGTGGGCCGGCTGACCGAGCTCATACGGCGCCTGGTGTCGGTATGGCGCCATTCGGTCGATCGCGATGCGCGCCAGATCCAGTTCCATTACGATCTGTCCGACGATTTCTATGCCTTGTGGCTGGATCCGCGCCGGGTCTACTCCTGCGCCTATTTCCAGCGGCCCGACATGAGCGTGGCGCAGGCCCAGGAAGCCAAGCTCGACCACATTTGCCGCAAGCTCAGGCTGGCTCCGGGCGAACGCTTCCTGGACGTGGGCGCGGGCTGGGGCGGTCTGCTGCTGTGGGCGGCCGAGAATTACGGCGTCGACGCCACCGGCATCACGCTGTCCAAGAACCAGCATGCGCATGTAAACCGCCTTATCCAGGAAAAGGGCCTGGAAGGCCGGGTACGAATGGAACTGCTCGATTACCGCAAGCTGGACGAAAGCCGCCCCTACGACAAGATCGCTTCGGTGGGCATGTTCGAACACGTGGGCCGCGCGCAGCTGGAAAGCTATTTCTCCAAGCTCAGGCGCCTGGTTCGTCCGGGAGGGCTGGTCATGAACCACGGCATCACCGCCGGCGGGGTGGACAATGCAGAACTGGGTGCGGGCATGGGCGAGTTCATCGAGAAATACATTTTTCCGGGCGGCGAGCTCACCCACATCAGCCACGTGCTCGAAAGCCTGACCCAGGGCGGGCTCGAAGACCTGGATATCGAAAACCTGCGCCCGCACTATGCCCGTACCCTGTGGGCCTGGAGCGACGCCCTGGAGGCCTGCCTGCCCGAGGCGCGCAAGACGCTGCCGGGTGAGCAGGGCGAGCGTTCGCTGCGGGCCTACCGCATGTACCTGGCCGGTTGCGCCATGGGCTTCGAGCATGGCTGGATAGCGCTGCACCAGGTGCTGGCGCAGCCGCGCGGCCCCGGCCGCCACGACGAGCTGGACCATCCCGCCGACCTCGCCTACCCCTGGCGGCGGGACTACATCTATCAATGA
- the rpmG gene encoding 50S ribosomal protein L33 translates to MAKGIREKIKLESTAGTGHFYTTTKNKRNMPEKMLIKKFDPVARKHVDYKETKLK, encoded by the coding sequence ATGGCAAAAGGTATCCGCGAGAAAATCAAGCTCGAATCCACAGCCGGCACCGGTCATTTCTACACGACCACCAAGAACAAGCGCAACATGCCCGAGAAAATGCTGATCAAGAAGTTCGATCCCGTTGCTCGCAAGCACGTTGACTACAAGGAAACCAAGCTCAAGTAA
- the lptE gene encoding LPS assembly lipoprotein LptE has translation MLTSQPLAPASQRYLRGLACMALCLFLAACGFHLKGVSPLPFNTIYTNIEENSEFGSGMRRAIVASSPATRFVSDPAQAQARLTQLANTQSLRELSLDAQGRVEEYELNLEFVFQLTDDKGHVILPPTILRSTRQIPYDDTVVQAKQGEIGIVFKEMQQSLIDRVVRRLSSPDVAHAFANAESQPVAENPMGNLPAAPAPQAPSPWGAPRIVPDAGSF, from the coding sequence ATGCTCACGTCCCAGCCCCTCGCCCCGGCCTCGCAGCGTTACTTGCGGGGGCTGGCCTGCATGGCGCTCTGCCTGTTCCTGGCGGCTTGCGGCTTCCACCTGAAAGGGGTGTCGCCGCTGCCGTTCAACACGATCTACACCAATATCGAAGAGAACTCCGAATTCGGCTCGGGCATGCGGCGGGCCATCGTCGCCAGTTCGCCCGCCACGCGCTTCGTCTCCGACCCCGCCCAGGCGCAGGCCCGGCTCACCCAGCTGGCCAACACGCAGTCATTGCGGGAACTGTCGCTGGACGCCCAGGGGCGCGTCGAAGAATACGAGCTGAACCTGGAATTCGTGTTCCAGCTTACCGACGACAAAGGGCACGTGATCCTGCCGCCGACCATCTTGCGGTCGACACGCCAAATCCCCTACGACGACACGGTCGTCCAGGCCAAGCAAGGGGAAATCGGCATCGTCTTCAAGGAAATGCAGCAATCCCTCATCGACCGCGTGGTGCGCAGGCTGTCTTCGCCCGACGTCGCCCACGCGTTCGCCAACGCCGAATCGCAGCCTGTGGCCGAGAACCCCATGGGCAACCTGCCCGCCGCGCCGGCCCCTCAAGCGCCATCGCCTTGGGGCGCGCCTCGCATCGTGCCGGATGCCGGCTCGTTCTAA
- a CDS encoding ABC transporter permease, whose product MFPEFISPRALRAPIDDFVGNIVSNYSELLRALTQPLLDVLIWMDQVVRYSPWWTVVLAVMALAWFASRRAGFALIIGAMLCLIGFIGLWDAAMQTLSLMIVAVVISVAIGIPMGILMASFKWLRAVMLPILDVMQTMPSFVYLIPVVMLFNLGKIAAIIATIIYAVPPVIRLTDLGIRLVDSEVLEASRAFGANRFKQLFGVQLPLAMPNIMAGINQTTMMALAMVVIASMIGVRGLGYEVLQGINRLQVGRGVLAGLGIVIIAIVFDRITQQFGQRQRKGA is encoded by the coding sequence ATGTTTCCCGAATTCATTTCCCCGCGCGCATTGCGGGCGCCCATCGACGATTTCGTCGGCAATATCGTTTCCAACTATTCCGAGCTGCTGCGCGCCCTGACGCAGCCTTTGCTGGATGTGCTGATCTGGATGGATCAGGTCGTGCGCTACTCGCCGTGGTGGACGGTCGTGCTGGCCGTGATGGCGCTGGCCTGGTTCGCCAGCCGCCGCGCGGGCTTTGCGCTAATCATCGGCGCCATGCTGTGCCTGATCGGCTTCATCGGCCTGTGGGATGCGGCCATGCAGACCCTGTCCCTGATGATCGTGGCCGTCGTCATATCGGTGGCAATCGGCATTCCCATGGGCATTCTGATGGCCAGCTTCAAGTGGCTGCGCGCCGTCATGCTTCCCATCCTGGACGTCATGCAGACCATGCCCAGCTTCGTGTACCTGATTCCCGTCGTGATGCTGTTCAACCTGGGCAAGATTGCGGCCATCATTGCCACCATCATCTATGCCGTGCCGCCCGTCATACGCCTGACCGACCTGGGCATACGGCTGGTCGATTCCGAGGTGCTGGAAGCCTCGCGCGCCTTCGGGGCCAATCGGTTCAAGCAATTGTTCGGCGTGCAGCTGCCGCTGGCCATGCCCAACATCATGGCCGGCATCAACCAGACCACGATGATGGCCCTGGCCATGGTGGTGATCGCCTCGATGATAGGCGTGCGCGGCCTGGGCTACGAGGTCCTGCAGGGCATCAACCGCTTGCAGGTGGGCCGTGGCGTGCTGGCCGGCCTGGGCATCGTCATCATCGCCATTGTTTTCGACCGGATTACGCAGCAGTTCGGGCAACGCCAGCGCAAGGGGGCCTGA
- the rpmB gene encoding 50S ribosomal protein L28 — protein MARVCQVTGKGPMVGNNVSHANNKTKRRFLPNLQSRRFWVESENRWVRLRVSTNALRTIDKNGIESVLAELRARGEAA, from the coding sequence ATGGCACGCGTATGCCAAGTTACCGGAAAAGGCCCAATGGTGGGCAACAATGTTTCGCACGCAAACAACAAGACCAAGCGTCGTTTTTTGCCTAACTTGCAATCGCGCCGTTTTTGGGTTGAAAGCGAGAACCGCTGGGTTCGCCTGCGCGTTTCGACCAATGCGCTGCGCACCATCGACAAGAACGGCATCGAGTCCGTACTGGCCGAACTGCGCGCCCGCGGCGAAGCGGCTTAA
- a CDS encoding multidrug effflux MFS transporter: MGLLTALGPLAIDMYLPAFPAIVHGLGTTQGHVERTLASYLFGLALAQIFYGPLADRYGRKPPLILGLVIFLSASIACSLTGDIEHLTFWRIAQAFGGAAGIVIPRAVIRDNFDTRDASKALSLLILVMGVTPILAPILGGQVLAFGSWRGIFAIMALCAGLLLAAVILTMRETLNPEKVIPLGPLIIARNYLALLRHRRFMCYTLAGGFGSAGMFAYISGSPRVFIEIFQVDPGYFGLLFAINAASLIGASQVSARLLNRHTPEGLLRVAQITLVAMTLLGLILTLAGAITLPLLMICLAGFMASQGFVNPNAAALALREQGNRLGVASAMMGTLQMLCGAGAGLAVSAWQSDTPLPLTGLLALCAGLSWLFGRIALRSA, encoded by the coding sequence ATGGGTCTGCTCACCGCCCTGGGGCCGCTGGCCATCGACATGTACCTGCCGGCGTTTCCGGCCATCGTCCATGGCCTGGGCACCACGCAGGGGCATGTGGAGCGCACGCTGGCCAGCTACCTGTTCGGCCTGGCCCTGGCACAGATCTTCTACGGTCCGCTCGCGGACCGCTACGGCCGCAAGCCTCCGTTGATCCTCGGCCTGGTCATTTTCCTGTCCGCCTCGATCGCCTGCAGCCTGACCGGCGACATCGAACACCTGACCTTCTGGCGCATCGCCCAGGCTTTCGGCGGCGCGGCCGGCATCGTCATCCCGCGCGCCGTCATACGCGACAACTTCGATACCCGGGACGCCTCCAAGGCGCTGTCCCTGCTCATCCTGGTCATGGGCGTGACGCCCATACTGGCGCCCATCCTGGGTGGCCAGGTGCTGGCTTTCGGCAGCTGGCGCGGAATCTTCGCCATCATGGCCCTCTGCGCGGGCCTGCTGCTGGCGGCGGTGATCCTGACCATGCGCGAAACGCTGAACCCCGAGAAAGTCATTCCGCTGGGGCCCCTCATCATCGCCCGGAACTACCTGGCCCTGCTGCGCCACCGGCGCTTCATGTGCTACACCTTGGCCGGCGGCTTCGGCTCGGCGGGCATGTTCGCCTACATTTCCGGATCGCCGCGCGTCTTCATCGAAATCTTCCAGGTCGATCCCGGGTATTTCGGGCTTCTGTTCGCCATCAACGCCGCCTCGCTCATCGGCGCCTCGCAAGTCAGCGCGCGCCTGCTCAACCGGCACACGCCCGAAGGGCTGTTGCGGGTGGCCCAGATCACCCTGGTGGCCATGACGCTGCTGGGGCTGATCCTGACGCTGGCCGGCGCCATCACGCTGCCGCTGCTCATGATCTGCCTGGCCGGCTTCATGGCCAGCCAGGGCTTCGTCAATCCGAACGCCGCCGCGCTGGCCCTGCGGGAACAGGGCAATCGGCTGGGGGTCGCCTCGGCGATGATGGGCACTCTGCAGATGCTGTGCGGAGCCGGCGCCGGGCTGGCCGTCAGCGCCTGGCAGTCGGACACGCCCCTGCCCCTGACCGGCCTGCTGGCGCTTTGCGCCGGCCTTTCGTGGCTATTTGGACGCATCGCGCTACGGTCGGCTTGA
- the holA gene encoding DNA polymerase III subunit delta, whose protein sequence is MGRRLDADSLLNQLKKTPPPSLDTLYAVSGDEPLLVIEASDAIRAAATQAGYRERVSLVLDARSDWSAVIGATQNVSLFGDRRLVDLSIPTGKPGKTGGETLQKLAAMVDGGALSDTLVLVNLPRLDKATRNAKWAAALFDAATSIEVAGIERAALPRWIAQRLARQDQQLDAATLDWMADKVEGNLLAAFQEVQKLALLYPPGKISAQDVERAVLNVARYDVFGLRDAMLAGHAGKALAMLAGLRAEGEALPLVLWAIGEEVRVLARLAAAQASGQDFQAELRRQRVFGSREQLLRQALARVPQRAWPAAVQHAHDIDRLIKGLKVAGRLDDPWEELGRLALRVAVARQAQPR, encoded by the coding sequence ATGGGACGCCGCCTCGACGCAGACAGTCTTTTAAACCAGCTGAAAAAGACGCCCCCGCCCAGCCTGGATACGCTGTATGCCGTATCGGGCGACGAGCCGCTGCTCGTCATCGAGGCCAGCGACGCCATCCGGGCGGCGGCAACGCAGGCCGGCTACCGCGAACGCGTCAGCCTGGTGCTGGATGCGCGCAGCGACTGGTCCGCCGTGATCGGCGCCACGCAGAACGTGTCGCTGTTCGGCGACCGGCGCCTCGTCGACCTGTCCATACCCACCGGCAAGCCCGGCAAGACGGGCGGTGAAACCCTGCAGAAGCTTGCCGCCATGGTGGATGGCGGCGCCCTGTCCGACACATTGGTGCTGGTCAACCTGCCCCGCCTGGACAAGGCCACGCGCAATGCCAAGTGGGCGGCGGCACTGTTCGACGCGGCCACCTCCATCGAAGTCGCCGGCATCGAGCGCGCCGCGCTGCCGCGCTGGATCGCGCAGCGCCTGGCCCGCCAGGATCAGCAACTGGACGCCGCGACGCTGGACTGGATGGCCGACAAGGTGGAAGGCAATCTGCTGGCCGCCTTCCAGGAAGTGCAGAAGCTGGCGCTGCTGTATCCGCCCGGGAAGATCAGCGCGCAGGATGTCGAACGGGCCGTATTGAATGTGGCCCGCTACGATGTGTTCGGCCTGCGCGACGCCATGCTGGCCGGCCACGCCGGCAAGGCGCTGGCCATGCTGGCCGGCCTTAGGGCCGAAGGCGAGGCCCTGCCCCTGGTTCTCTGGGCCATAGGCGAAGAGGTCCGCGTGTTGGCGCGGCTGGCGGCCGCCCAGGCGTCGGGCCAGGACTTCCAGGCAGAGCTGCGCCGCCAGCGAGTCTTTGGATCGCGCGAGCAGTTGCTGCGCCAGGCCTTGGCCAGAGTGCCGCAGCGGGCCTGGCCAGCCGCCGTCCAGCATGCGCACGACATCGATCGCCTGATCAAGGGGCTGAAAGTGGCCGGCCGCCTGGACGACCCCTGGGAAGAACTGGGGCGGCTGGCCTTGCGCGTAGCCGTCGCCCGACAGGCCCAGCCGCGGTGA
- a CDS encoding ABC transporter substrate-binding protein, whose product MGGAAHAAEAPQCEIDRPVKFGGMNWESNLVLVEVERFIAEKAYGCKSEVLPTETLPALAALERGDLDVNTEIWLNSVAEPWAKAEATGKVKRIGDIYMGGEAWFIPRYTAERLPELKKAADLPKFKDEFKDPEEPTKGRFYGCPAGWGCEVVSGNLFKALGLGDTFTLFSPGTGATQKAALTAAYKRKENIVFYYWYPTPLVGSMDLVKLELPAYDKAKHACLTDPNCAKPEPSAYPENPVFTAVSTRFTQDAPKLTEFLSKVSVPLPVMDKAMAYMEENEAEPVDVAKWFLQNQGEVWSKWLPADAAERVKTAL is encoded by the coding sequence ATGGGCGGCGCCGCCCATGCCGCCGAAGCCCCTCAATGCGAAATCGACCGTCCCGTCAAGTTCGGCGGCATGAACTGGGAATCCAACCTGGTCCTGGTCGAGGTCGAGCGCTTCATTGCCGAAAAGGCCTATGGGTGCAAATCCGAAGTCCTGCCCACCGAAACCCTGCCGGCGCTGGCCGCCCTTGAACGGGGCGACCTGGACGTCAACACCGAAATCTGGCTGAACAGCGTGGCCGAACCCTGGGCCAAGGCCGAGGCCACCGGCAAGGTCAAGCGCATCGGCGACATCTACATGGGCGGCGAGGCCTGGTTCATACCGCGCTATACGGCCGAGCGTCTGCCCGAGCTGAAAAAAGCCGCCGACCTGCCCAAGTTCAAGGATGAGTTCAAGGATCCCGAAGAGCCCACCAAGGGCCGCTTCTACGGTTGTCCGGCGGGCTGGGGTTGCGAGGTGGTCAGCGGCAATCTGTTCAAGGCCCTGGGCCTGGGCGACACCTTCACCCTGTTCTCCCCCGGTACCGGCGCCACCCAGAAGGCGGCCCTGACCGCTGCCTACAAGCGCAAGGAAAACATTGTTTTCTACTACTGGTACCCGACCCCTCTGGTGGGTTCCATGGATCTGGTCAAGCTGGAGCTGCCGGCCTATGACAAGGCCAAGCACGCCTGCCTGACCGATCCCAATTGCGCCAAGCCCGAGCCCAGCGCCTATCCTGAAAACCCGGTCTTCACCGCGGTAAGCACCCGGTTCACCCAGGATGCGCCCAAGCTGACCGAGTTCCTGTCCAAGGTGTCGGTGCCCCTGCCGGTCATGGACAAGGCCATGGCCTACATGGAAGAGAACGAGGCCGAGCCCGTCGACGTGGCCAAGTGGTTTCTCCAGAATCAGGGCGAGGTCTGGAGCAAATGGCTGCCCGCCGATGCCGCGGAGCGCGTAAAAACCGCTCTTTAA